The genomic window AGATTTGTTGGTCCGCAGGTTTCCGGATTCGATCTGGCTCATCCACAGGAAATTATCTACCAATGCCTGCATGCGTTTTACTTCCTGCTCCTGGTTATCCAACAGTTTTCGGGTATCTGTATCAGGCGATCCTCCGTTGAAAACCTGTAACTCGGTAAGCATATTGCTGAGGGGCGTCCGCAATTCGTGGGAAGCCATCGTAAAGAAAGTTGTCTGCTGTTTTACCTGCTCATCAATCCGCATCAGCATCCGGTTCAGTGCATCAGTAAGATGGTAAAATTCGTCTCTGGTCTGCGGTTGAGAAAGCAGGGTGATGTGTTCCAAATCTACCTTGTTGGCATTATGGATGATCCGGCGGAGCGGTCTGAGAAAAAAACCGGAAAGCAGATAACCACCCAGAAAAGAGACTAAAAATGCAACCGGAAGATAGATGTACAGCAATCTCCGCAATTTCTGAATCCCGGAATGGTAGCTCTCTGCCGACAGTGCAAAATCCACCGAAATACGGCCGCCGTTTTCGGGATATTTTTTTACGGAAATCATCCGCCATTTTTCTTTATTATTGACATCTTTCGGAAGATTACTGATCAGCTGGGTTTGCTTCACGTTATTGTCGTACATAATCCTGTAAAATTCTCCACTTTTGGGTAACGGAACAGAGATCGGATCGATGTCGGTTTTCTGAAGAACAGTATTGGCCGCAGACGATAGCTGTAGTGAGAAACTCCGGTCGAGTTCTGTCTTGGCATTTTTATACAGTGAATAGACGATGAAGCTGACGCAGAGAAAAAGCAGCGAATTGAACAGCAGCCCGAAACGAAACCGCAAGCCCTGATAAAAAAAAGAGGTCGGCTGGCTTTTCATACGTTATTGTTTTTCACCTTTCAGCATATAATATAGCCCGCTCCTATCACTGTTTTGATAAGCTGTTTTTCAAATCCTTTGTCAATTTTTTTCCTGAGCTGGTGCATGTAGACTTCAACGATATTGCTTTCAGGATCGAAGCTGATATTCCAGGCATTTTCCAGAATCTGGTTTTTTGTGAGGACAAGATTGGCATTTCTTACAAGATATTCCAGCAGTACAAACTCTTTGGACGTCAGTTCTATTTCGGTATTTCCCCTCTTCACTTTCCGGGAAGGAATATCGATCTCAAGATCCTCAATATTGATTTTCTGCTGGCCATTGGAGCCTGAAAAACGGCTTACAGTACGGATTCTGGCGAGCAGTTCTTCCCATTCAAAAGGTTTTCTGATGTAATCCACGGCCCCGAGATCCAGCCCCTGCACCACCTGTTTGGAATCTGCAATCGCACTGATAATGATTACCGGTGTTTCCGCACCGAAAGTCTTCAGATTCTTAAGAAAGTCAAAACCATTAATTCCCGGCAGCATCAGATCCAGAAGAATCAGGTCAAAATCATTTTTGATCGCCATTTCCAGTGCTTCCGCCCCATCATTACAGACTTCTGTCTGATGGCCTGCCTGCGAAAGTCCCTGCTGTATAAAGCCAGCCAGTTTCTTTTCGTCTTCAGCAATTAGTACCTTCATAATCAGTGTATTTTATAGACAATACTGTCAATTTTAATGTCCTTCATCTTCACCGGCGGAAACCGGAAGGTATTGATCGTACCGTCCTTTTTATCACGTTCCAAAGCGGTGACTTCTACCTGCTTAGTCTTCATCAATAATGGTGCTAATGTCCGGCTTTCTTCAGGATTCAGCATGACTGTCTTGTTGCCGATTACAAATCCGGCTGTGTCATTTTTACTGTTTCTGACCCATCCGGAAATTTCTCCTGTAATCCGTATTTCTCTTCCGGGATTGGGTTTTGGAGGCAGAATACCCTGTGTATCGAAAATCTTTTTCCCATCTTCTGAAGAAATGGAGATCAGCTCATTGCCACGTTTTCTCCAGGAGGTTTTGAGGTGAACATAAGCATTAATTTTTGCAATTTCCAGAATAGGTTTGGCCAGATGAGGCGGAAAATGAATTTCAGATTTCTGTTTTCCCTGATTCAGGATGATCTTATCGATATTGCTTTCAGGATTGGTTTCATAGCCTGCCACTCTGCCATTCAACAGCATGGGTTTTTCAATTTCCGAAGGCGGAACGGGCGGTGGTAATGGCGGTTTCTTCCCACAACCGGAAAGGCAGAAAACGGCTGAAAAAATAAAAGTTATTTTCGATAGATAATATGTTGTATGTTTAAAAACCATTGTGTTATAATCAAAAACCTGAGCAAATTACAAAAATCTGCCCAAGTTTTACTGGTGTTTCAATTACCTGTTAAAGTGAATATTCTTTACCGTTTACGCTGATGGTTTTAGCGCGTACGATGTCGAATTTTCTCTCTGCCACTTCACCGGAATTGTCCGGCTTTTTGAAGCCTGTGAAAGAGATTTTCGTCCCTTTTACCAATGACTGTCCCAACTGCTGATAGATGTGAGGCGGCATTTTGAGTAGGGTATTATCAACAAAGATACCAACTACGGCGTCGCCCTCCTTATTTTTCTGCAGGTCTGTAATGGTTCCGCTTTCGCTTACAGAAACTTCCTGAGGCGGCGCCTGAGGAGCAGCCGGTGGTGTATCTTCAACTGTTTTTCCATTGGCTGTAATGCTGTTTATATGAAACGACTTTTCGCCATTGGGCGCCACGTCCTCAAAACCTTTGATGCTGATCTGGCTTCCCTGCTTGGCAAGTGCCGTAATCTGACTTCCCAGATGCGGCGGAAATTTTACGAGAACTGATCCTCCGTTGCTGTTGAGATAAAATCCGTCATACACAAAATCATCATTGGTTTTCAGTTTGGAAACGGTGCCGGAGATCGTGGTGATTTCTTTGAGTGCTTGGGGTCCCGGTTTTTCCATTCCCGGACGAGGATCTTTCGGGGGAACCGGAGTCTGAGCGTTTACCACTACAGCAGTCATTAAAAATACAGCGGCCGCTATTTTTTTTCCTTGGTCTAAAACATTGTTGTTCATCTTATTAAATTTTAAATTATACATTTTGATTGATTTTCTGAAACAAATGTATCATGACTTTATTAAGATGATATGAGGATGAAATTAATTTTTTTTAATGTTCAAGAAAATATTTTAAAAATTTTCTGAGAAATCAATTTATTCAAGGTTTTTTTAATTTCTTCAGTATTTGCCCAAGCTGTTCTTGACCTACGCTTATTCCAGAATTTCGTTATGAACTGGGTGGACAGAACAAAGGCTGTCTCAAGAGAAACAGCCTTTAATTATATAGTTATTGTTCGTAGTTACAAAAGCTGAAAGCCAATAGCCAGAAGCCCTCTAAAACTGCATTTCAGGAACTTCACCGTCGATAATTAGGTCGGCTTCCGTAGATTTTACGATGTGTTCTACAGAAACGCCCGGTGCTCTTTCAACAAGTTTGAAACCTGCCGGCGTAACATCCAATACGGCTAATTCGGTGACTACCCTTTTTACACAGTTTACACCGGTTAGAGGGAGTGTACATTTTTTAAGGATTTTGCTTTCTCCTGCTTTGTTAACGTGCATCATGGCGACGATAATATTTTCGGCAGAAGCAACAAGATCCATCGCACCACCCATTCCTTTTACCATTTTGCCCGGGATCTTCCAGTTGGCAATATCTCCGTTTTCCGCCACT from Chryseobacterium sp. SORGH_AS_0447 includes these protein-coding regions:
- a CDS encoding HAMP domain-containing sensor histidine kinase codes for the protein MKSQPTSFFYQGLRFRFGLLFNSLLFLCVSFIVYSLYKNAKTELDRSFSLQLSSAANTVLQKTDIDPISVPLPKSGEFYRIMYDNNVKQTQLISNLPKDVNNKEKWRMISVKKYPENGGRISVDFALSAESYHSGIQKLRRLLYIYLPVAFLVSFLGGYLLSGFFLRPLRRIIHNANKVDLEHITLLSQPQTRDEFYHLTDALNRMLMRIDEQVKQQTTFFTMASHELRTPLSNMLTELQVFNGGSPDTDTRKLLDNQEQEVKRMQALVDNFLWMSQIESGNLRTNKSEIELAEMVLELSEGFMKQVTLNQQRFRIEFSPVDGDFTVTADRNQVEVIIKNLLSNAVKYTKPDTVIDIKIFQHEKKGLVISNAISQTIENPEKLKGQFLRDTFHKDGFGLGLWISAILSEKNNARLSLDSFERRFSVSLEFDKT
- a CDS encoding CoA transferase subunit B, whose protein sequence is MLTKEQIAQRISREVKDGYYVNLGIGIPTLVANYVPDNLSVEFQSENGVLGMGPFPFEGEEDADIINAGKQTITILDGGSFFDSAFSFGMIRAQKVDLTILGAMEVAENGDIANWKIPGKMVKGMGGAMDLVASAENIIVAMMHVNKAGESKILKKCTLPLTGVNCVKRVVTELAVLDVTPAGFKLVERAPGVSVEHIVKSTEADLIIDGEVPEMQF
- a CDS encoding response regulator transcription factor: MKVLIAEDEKKLAGFIQQGLSQAGHQTEVCNDGAEALEMAIKNDFDLILLDLMLPGINGFDFLKNLKTFGAETPVIIISAIADSKQVVQGLDLGAVDYIRKPFEWEELLARIRTVSRFSGSNGQQKINIEDLEIDIPSRKVKRGNTEIELTSKEFVLLEYLVRNANLVLTKNQILENAWNISFDPESNIVEVYMHQLRKKIDKGFEKQLIKTVIGAGYIIC